TCTTGCCGGCGTCAGGGTGCGAGATGATCGCGAAGGTGCGCCGCCGGGAGACGGGGTCGTTGGCAGGGGCGGTCAAGAGCTTTCGGTTCCGGACGAGTTATTCTCGACGGGATTAGCGTCTTGCGGGCGCGACTGCAATCCTTCGCAGGGCGCTGGAGCGGCGTCGTCATCCGGCGCGCGATAACGCAGGCGACGGTAGATGGCGGCGCCGGCGAGCAGAAGGCGGCCGGACGCCGTGCGGCCATGGCAAAGCGAACGGAGCGTGATCGAATGAGTCGCGACGCGGCGCTTGAACGCCTCATCGCCTCTCAAAAGATCGATCGATTTCAGGCCGTGGTCGATGGCCCATTTGATATAATTGATCATGAGCGCCATGCCGGGAGAGCCGCGCGCGAAGGCCGGATCGAACGCCGTCAGATAGGCGAACAATTCCCCGCGATATTCGAAATTGACCGAAATCGCGATGATCTCGTTATCCCGCTCAATGACGAAAACGCGCAACGCGCCTTCCCGCGCCATCGCGCCGACGAGCGCATTGAGCGTCGCGGACCCCTTTTGAGCGAAGAGCGACGAATGCGCGGCGGCTTCGCCCAGTCGCAGACGCTTGAGTTCGCAAAGGCGCGCGAGCGCCGGCGCCAGAGGCTCATCCGGCGCGAGCAGGCGAAACGTCACGCGGGCGTTTTCTTCGAGAACGGCCAGGCCGCGCCGATAGTTCTGACGGAATTTCTTTGGATGAGCGTCGAACCACGCGGCCCCCGTCGGCGCGTCGCTGAGGACCCGGCTGCAAGTGGCCTCGCGATGATAGGCCTGAAGAAAGCCGCCAGCCCGCTCGCTCAGAACGCCAATGCACGCGCCGGGGCGGACATCCGTCAGGACGGCGAAGTCGAATGCGCAGGATTTTTCCAGCGCGCGCCACATCTGCGCGAGCAGGGAAGGCGCGGCGCCGGGCCGAAGCACGGCGTCGCAATAATCGGAATAACCCTGCGCCGCCCATTGGAGAATGCGCAGGCCGCATGTCCTGCGGATGGCGAAGGGCGCGACGGCGTCGATCCGGTCGCCGCGCCAAGCGACGACGACCCGCAGATCGCGGGCGTCCCCATCGGTCGCGGCGCCGGCCCATGCGCCGATCCAGGCATGGCTTTGAAAAAGCGAAGCGCCCGCGTCTTCACAAATATCGCGCCATTGCGGGCCGATCTCCACGAACCGCTCATATGTCCGGACGACTTCGATCCTGTAATTCGCGTCTGTGAGACAAGCAGAAGTCATTGGTCCGCCCCGTCCGACAGAATAGGGTTGGCCCATCTGTCGAGACGTCGTTTCGCAACCGCCCACATCCGTTCCAGCGGCATGACATAAAGCCCCCAGAGCGACTGGTTCTCACGCGCGCCGTCACAGCCGAACATGAATGTTTCGCCCGGCTCGGGGATGCATTGCGTACCGAACAGACGGTCCCAGAAGGAGAACATCAGACCGAAATTCTTGTCCGCGTGCTTTTCGGCGACGCTGTGATGGAGCTGATGCCAATGCGGGCACAGGAGCAGCGCGTTGAGAGGGCCAAAAGAGATGGGCAGATGTGTGTGACGGACAAAATCCATCATCAAAATGTCCCGCATCAAATAAACATTGATCCCGAGCACCATGACCTCGACCGGGTCGAGCACGAAAACCGACCAGAGACCGTAGCAAACGCCCGGAATGACGCCGTCCCAGACACGGTTCATCAATTCGTCGAGCGGATGCACCCGGTCCTTGGTGACGCCGACCATCACCTCGGCGGAATGATGCACCTTGTGCAGCTCCCACAGAATGGGAATGCGATGCTGGGCGCGGTGATAGAGATAGTAAGAGAAATCGTAGGCGATCAGCATCGACGCCGTAAACAGGATCATGACGAAAGGTCCGGCTGCGCCTGACGCCGACGGGTCGACATGAAAAATCCGGCCCACCACTTCGCGCGTTGCGTAAGCCATGCCGAAAACAAAAGTCGAACCCGCGATCATCAGCGGCATGATCGCGCGGCGCACGAGCCAGAACGCAAAATCCGCGCGCGCCGATGGGTGGGTCAGAATCTCGACCGGCGCGGCGAAGGAAATGAAGTCGCGCGCCGACTTCGTCTCGCGCCCGCGCCAATACACGAACAGCGCCGAGCCAAGCGCGGTCGCGAGCAACAACGCCAGCCCCGCCAGATTTTCACCGGTCAATTTCGCTGACAGCCGGTCAACAAACCACTCGAACATCTCAGCCCCGCCAGTAACAATTAAGAAACATTTATATCGAATGTACCGACTGCGCTACAATTTGACCTACATATGGTTGATCTTGAACTATGCAGTATAAGCCCGGCGTTCGCGGGGCGCGTTAACGCAGATTGTTAACCACTGGCCTGCACGGCGACGCAATCGAGACCGCCACAGGCTCTTACGCGAAATCCCCCGCCAGCGCCTCCCGCGTCGCTTCGGCCATCACCGCCATATGGCTGTAATTCGGGTGCGAAAAGCCGAGGATCGCGCGCGCATTCGGCGCTTTGAACGCCGCGACCTGCGCCGGCGCGAAGGGGAAATGCACGAACTGCACGCTGCTCGCTTTGCCCTCGGCGGTGGTGCGGTCCTGGTCGGTCTCCGCCCTGCCGGCGATACGCTCGCCGCCGACCTCGATGAAGGCGGCCTCCTCGATGCCGCCCATCCCAGCGAGCACGCGGGCGCGCCGCAGCGGGTCGTCGATTTCGATCATGAAGGTCGCGACGAGCTCGCTTCCCTTGGGGATGAGCGGATTATAGGCCGCGAGCTCCTCCGGAACCTGCGCGTCGCCGCCGCGCTCGATATGGAGCATCTCCTGCACCTGCAGCCACATCGTATCGAAGCTCTCGAAGTAGAAGGTCACGAAGGGACCCACCTCGACGCGGCGGTTGCGTTTGATGGCGGTGATGCGCTTGCGATGCTCGGCGCGCCCCTTGGCGTATTCGGCCCAGGGGAGAATGTCGGCTCGGGTAAGTTCGT
The nucleotide sequence above comes from Methylocystis parvus OBBP. Encoded proteins:
- a CDS encoding GNAT family N-acetyltransferase, with the protein product MTSACLTDANYRIEVVRTYERFVEIGPQWRDICEDAGASLFQSHAWIGAWAGAATDGDARDLRVVVAWRGDRIDAVAPFAIRRTCGLRILQWAAQGYSDYCDAVLRPGAAPSLLAQMWRALEKSCAFDFAVLTDVRPGACIGVLSERAGGFLQAYHREATCSRVLSDAPTGAAWFDAHPKKFRQNYRRGLAVLEENARVTFRLLAPDEPLAPALARLCELKRLRLGEAAAHSSLFAQKGSATLNALVGAMAREGALRVFVIERDNEIIAISVNFEYRGELFAYLTAFDPAFARGSPGMALMINYIKWAIDHGLKSIDLLRGDEAFKRRVATHSITLRSLCHGRTASGRLLLAGAAIYRRLRYRAPDDDAAPAPCEGLQSRPQDANPVENNSSGTESS
- a CDS encoding sterol desaturase family protein, whose amino-acid sequence is MFEWFVDRLSAKLTGENLAGLALLLATALGSALFVYWRGRETKSARDFISFAAPVEILTHPSARADFAFWLVRRAIMPLMIAGSTFVFGMAYATREVVGRIFHVDPSASGAAGPFVMILFTASMLIAYDFSYYLYHRAQHRIPILWELHKVHHSAEVMVGVTKDRVHPLDELMNRVWDGVIPGVCYGLWSVFVLDPVEVMVLGINVYLMRDILMMDFVRHTHLPISFGPLNALLLCPHWHQLHHSVAEKHADKNFGLMFSFWDRLFGTQCIPEPGETFMFGCDGARENQSLWGLYVMPLERMWAVAKRRLDRWANPILSDGADQ
- a CDS encoding DUF3501 family protein gives rise to the protein MTSRHELTRADILPWAEYAKGRAEHRKRITAIKRNRRVEVGPFVTFYFESFDTMWLQVQEMLHIERGGDAQVPEELAAYNPLIPKGSELVATFMIEIDDPLRRARVLAGMGGIEEAAFIEVGGERIAGRAETDQDRTTAEGKASSVQFVHFPFAPAQVAAFKAPNARAILGFSHPNYSHMAVMAEATREALAGDFA